Proteins from a genomic interval of Beijerinckia indica subsp. indica ATCC 9039:
- a CDS encoding heme lyase CcmF/NrfE family subunit — MIVETGHYALVLALALALINAVLPLWGTFTRDVRLMAVTPSVALMQCAFVVLAYGALTYAHIVSDFSLVNVVENSHSAKPLIYKISGVWGNHEGSMLLWVLVLALFGGAVAFFSRSMPADLRACVLAVQAWIGSAFLLFILLTSNPFARLAAPPIEGNDLNPLLQDPGLAIHPPLLYFGYVGLSITFSFAAGALICGRIDALWARTVRPWILIAWIALTLGIAMGSYWAYYTLGWGGFWFWDPVENASLMPWLAATALLHSAAVMEKRDALKIWTIFLAILAFSFSLIGTFLVRSGVLTSVHAFASDPRRGIFILAILVFFIGGSLTLFAWRAPILKQGGLFAPISREAALVINNLLLTTACATVFVGTLYPLALEALTGEKISVGAPFFNATFVPLSIPLFLLIPFGQSLAWKRGDLYGVAQRLAFAILCGLGFMLLVALWHGGPVLSVIMAGLALFTIIGSFTDLALRLFGHTAAGSEIWARLRGLPRSAFGTAFAHAGLGVTLLGLAATGWGAERIAHMKVGETVDVGGYELTLTELTPRQGPNYTELVGRTSVRSGGIEKAVIEPSQRFFPARRSSRAEAGIVTLGLGQVYMSIAEQSPDGGVNVRMFWKPLVILIWIGALIMGFGGLLSLSDRRLRLGLARRTAALRQGRPQPAE, encoded by the coding sequence ATGATCGTCGAAACCGGCCATTACGCGCTCGTCCTCGCGCTGGCGCTCGCCCTCATCAATGCGGTCCTGCCGCTCTGGGGCACATTCACGCGCGACGTGCGGCTGATGGCTGTCACACCCAGCGTCGCTCTCATGCAATGCGCATTCGTGGTTCTGGCCTATGGCGCACTGACTTATGCCCACATCGTTTCCGATTTCTCGCTCGTCAATGTCGTCGAGAATTCCCATTCGGCCAAGCCATTGATCTATAAGATCAGTGGCGTGTGGGGCAACCATGAAGGCTCCATGCTTTTATGGGTTTTGGTGCTGGCTCTCTTCGGCGGCGCGGTCGCTTTCTTCTCACGCTCTATGCCGGCTGATCTGCGCGCCTGCGTGCTCGCAGTCCAGGCCTGGATCGGCAGCGCGTTCCTTTTGTTCATCCTGCTCACCTCCAATCCTTTCGCAAGACTGGCGGCGCCACCGATCGAGGGGAATGATCTCAATCCCCTGCTGCAGGACCCTGGCCTCGCGATTCATCCCCCCCTGCTCTATTTCGGCTATGTCGGGCTCTCGATTACCTTTTCCTTCGCGGCAGGTGCACTGATCTGCGGCCGCATCGACGCGCTCTGGGCACGAACGGTCCGGCCCTGGATCCTCATCGCCTGGATCGCCTTGACGCTCGGCATCGCCATGGGGTCCTATTGGGCCTATTATACGCTTGGCTGGGGTGGTTTCTGGTTCTGGGACCCGGTCGAAAACGCCTCTCTCATGCCCTGGCTGGCGGCGACAGCCCTGCTGCATAGCGCCGCCGTCATGGAAAAACGCGATGCGTTGAAAATCTGGACGATCTTCCTCGCCATTCTCGCCTTTTCCTTCTCTCTTATCGGCACATTCCTGGTGCGCTCCGGCGTCCTGACCTCGGTCCATGCCTTTGCGAGCGATCCAAGGCGCGGCATCTTCATCCTCGCTATTCTTGTCTTCTTCATCGGCGGCTCGCTGACCCTCTTCGCCTGGCGGGCTCCGATCCTGAAACAGGGCGGCCTTTTCGCCCCCATCTCGCGCGAGGCTGCGCTCGTCATCAATAATCTGCTCCTCACCACGGCCTGCGCCACGGTGTTCGTCGGCACGCTCTATCCACTCGCCCTGGAAGCCCTGACGGGTGAAAAAATCTCTGTCGGCGCGCCGTTTTTCAACGCGACCTTCGTGCCTCTTTCCATTCCGCTGTTCCTCCTGATCCCCTTCGGCCAGTCCCTCGCCTGGAAACGCGGCGATCTCTATGGCGTCGCGCAGAGGCTGGCCTTTGCCATTCTCTGCGGCCTTGGGTTCATGCTGCTGGTCGCCCTGTGGCATGGCGGGCCGGTGCTGAGCGTCATCATGGCCGGGCTCGCCCTCTTCACGATCATCGGCTCTTTCACCGATCTCGCCCTACGGCTTTTCGGCCACACAGCGGCAGGTTCTGAAATCTGGGCCCGTCTGCGCGGCCTGCCACGCTCCGCCTTCGGCACGGCCTTCGCCCATGCTGGGCTCGGCGTCACCCTCCTCGGGCTTGCCGCAACGGGCTGGGGCGCTGAACGCATCGCCCATATGAAAGTGGGCGAGACCGTCGATGTCGGCGGCTATGAATTGACCTTGACCGAGCTCACACCGCGTCAGGGGCCGAATTATACCGAACTCGTCGGCCGCACGAGCGTGCGCAGCGGCGGCATCGAGAAAGCTGTGATCGAACCCTCGCAGCGTTTCTTCCCAGCCAGGCGCTCGAGCCGCGCGGAAGCCGGCATTGTCACGCTCGGTCTCGGCCAAGTCTATATGAGTATTGCCGAGCAAAGCCCCGATGGCGGCGTGAATGTCCGCATGTTCTGGAAGCCGCTCGTCATTCTGATCTGGATCGGTGCTTTGATCATGGGCTTTGGCGGCCTGCTCTCCTTGAGCGATCGGCGGCTGCGCCTCGGCCTTGCCCGGCGCACCGCTGCCCTTCGTCAAGGAAGGCCGCAACCGGCGGAATGA
- the ccmE gene encoding cytochrome c maturation protein CcmE: MTRKQRRLFMIFGALGTLGVAVGLILFALSDNIVFFYGPTELAEKAPHPGARLRIGGLVKPGSLEREAGQTVHFIVTDNKHDVAVTYTGLLPDLFREGQGVVTEGTLTGKETLRADSVLAKHDERYMPREVADALKKQGVWQEDGQAKPATQGAAAPLIR; encoded by the coding sequence ATGACGCGCAAGCAACGCCGTCTTTTTATGATTTTTGGCGCGCTCGGCACGCTCGGCGTGGCCGTGGGCCTGATCCTTTTCGCCCTGAGCGATAATATCGTTTTCTTCTATGGCCCGACGGAACTGGCCGAGAAAGCGCCGCATCCCGGCGCACGGCTGCGGATCGGCGGTCTCGTCAAACCAGGCTCGCTCGAGCGGGAAGCCGGCCAGACGGTGCATTTCATCGTGACTGACAATAAGCATGATGTCGCCGTCACCTATACCGGCCTCCTGCCCGACCTCTTCCGGGAAGGACAAGGCGTGGTGACGGAAGGGACATTGACCGGCAAAGAGACTCTGCGCGCCGACAGCGTGCTCGCCAAACATGACGAGCGCTATATGCCGCGCGAAGTGGCCGATGCCTTGAAAAAGCAGGGCGTCTGGCAGGAGGACGGGCAAGCAAAACCCGCGACACAGGGCGCAGCGGCGCCGCTCATCCGGTAA
- a CDS encoding cytochrome c-type biogenesis protein, with translation MSLFSFPLQTSRPHPRRLRTLCLALLILGTALPRAMAVEPDEILTDPKLEARARHLSAQLRCMVCQNESIDESHAELARDLRVLVREHLQAGESDDQIRAFLVTRYGPFILLQPPVETATLLLWGTPLLILLGGGLAIWLASRRRGAEDSHQAVPLDPAEQARLDALLTSQDEQRS, from the coding sequence ATGTCCCTGTTCTCCTTTCCCCTCCAAACGTCCCGGCCCCACCCTCGCAGGCTCCGCACCCTTTGCCTGGCCCTGCTGATCTTGGGAACGGCCCTGCCGAGAGCCATGGCGGTCGAACCGGACGAGATTCTCACGGACCCCAAACTTGAGGCGCGGGCGCGGCACCTCTCGGCGCAATTGCGTTGCATGGTCTGCCAGAACGAATCGATCGATGAATCCCATGCTGAACTGGCGCGTGATCTACGTGTCCTCGTGCGCGAGCATTTGCAGGCTGGCGAGAGTGACGACCAGATCCGTGCCTTCCTCGTTACGCGCTACGGGCCTTTCATTCTCCTGCAACCGCCTGTGGAAACAGCCACCCTCCTTCTGTGGGGCACGCCGCTCCTCATTCTTCTCGGCGGAGGCCTTGCGATTTGGCTGGCCTCCCGCCGAAGAGGAGCGGAAGACTCACATCAGGCTGTTCCCCTCGATCCCGCCGAGCAAGCAAGGCTCGACGCCTTGCTCACAAGTCAGGACGAACAAAGGTCATAA